In Gimesia benthica, a single window of DNA contains:
- a CDS encoding Glu/Leu/Phe/Val family dehydrogenase encodes MAKQEVNGIFEDAIGRLDQAAEFTKIDKEAIERLRHPKAVLQVSIPVRMDDGSLRIFQGFRVRHDDTRGPTKGGIRFHPGVSLDEVKALAFWMTCKCAVVGIPFGGGKGGVIVDPKQLSRMELERLSRGFIGQVADFVGPETDIPAPDVYTNAMIMGWMMDEYSKIHRQRIPAVITGKPIPLGGSLGRDDATGRGAYYCIKELEKLKDWQPTDIRVAVQGFGNAGQHVSRLLHADGYRIVAISDSRGGIYRAEGLDIPRAIKLKQEGQMIGGVYSERSVCDCPVCGDAESKCKCTTNDPATGESISNADLLELGVDILIPAALENQLTADNASRIKAPMIVEVANGPTTSAAEEILDKRNTFVVPDILANAGGVTVSYFEWAQNRAGYYWTQDEVQDRLQRIMAREFNAIYELMTNLAINMRTAAYAHGLNRISEAIESQGTHQYFSNGIVSN; translated from the coding sequence ATGGCCAAACAGGAAGTTAACGGAATTTTTGAGGACGCCATTGGTCGACTTGATCAGGCAGCTGAATTCACAAAAATTGATAAAGAGGCAATCGAGCGACTGCGGCACCCCAAGGCTGTGCTGCAGGTCTCAATACCGGTTCGCATGGATGATGGCTCGCTACGGATTTTTCAAGGATTTCGTGTCCGACACGACGACACACGTGGACCGACAAAAGGTGGCATCCGCTTTCACCCAGGCGTGTCTCTGGATGAAGTAAAGGCGCTGGCCTTCTGGATGACCTGCAAGTGTGCCGTGGTGGGCATCCCATTTGGAGGCGGAAAGGGTGGCGTGATTGTTGACCCAAAACAACTTTCACGGATGGAGTTGGAACGGCTGAGCCGCGGATTTATCGGACAAGTCGCAGACTTCGTTGGGCCAGAAACTGACATTCCGGCCCCGGACGTGTATACAAACGCCATGATTATGGGTTGGATGATGGATGAATATTCAAAAATTCATCGCCAACGTATACCGGCTGTGATCACCGGCAAACCAATTCCTTTGGGCGGTAGTCTAGGGCGTGACGACGCGACGGGCCGTGGAGCATACTATTGTATTAAGGAATTGGAGAAGCTGAAGGATTGGCAACCAACCGACATTCGTGTTGCCGTTCAGGGATTCGGAAATGCGGGACAACACGTCTCACGACTGCTACATGCTGACGGTTACCGTATCGTCGCCATCAGTGATTCGCGAGGTGGTATCTATCGAGCCGAAGGACTTGATATTCCAAGGGCCATCAAGTTGAAACAAGAAGGCCAGATGATTGGTGGCGTCTATAGTGAAAGATCAGTATGTGATTGTCCCGTTTGTGGAGACGCTGAGTCCAAGTGCAAATGTACCACAAATGACCCAGCTACGGGTGAATCAATCAGCAATGCCGATCTGCTGGAATTGGGCGTGGATATTCTGATTCCCGCCGCGCTGGAGAATCAATTAACCGCTGACAACGCCAGCCGAATCAAGGCGCCAATGATTGTCGAGGTCGCCAATGGCCCCACAACAAGCGCTGCTGAAGAAATTTTGGACAAACGAAACACGTTCGTGGTTCCGGATATTCTGGCTAATGCGGGGGGCGTTACAGTAAGCTACTTTGAGTGGGCTCAGAACCGTGCGGGATATTATTGGACGCAAGATGAAGTACAAGATCGCTTGCAGCGCATTATGGCTCGGGAGTTCAACGCGATATACGAACTGATGACAAATCTCGCAATCAATATGCGAACGGCAGCCTATGCTCATGGATTGAACCGAATCAGCGAAGCGATTGAGTCACAAGGCACCCACCAATATTTCTCGAACGGCATCGTCTCAAATTAA
- a CDS encoding cation:proton antiporter, which yields MDIKSVTIIALGIILFGLVSARLRQSVVTAPMVFVLFGLLIGDAGFRLLEFQLANNAIYFLAELTLVIVLFTDASRIDLKLLYREHNLPVRLLTIGLPLSIAFGTLIAWLLFQELGFWQAAVLATIVTPTDAALAHVVVTNKLVPIRIRQSISVESGLNDGLCLPLFLIFLCGARVAEHPESTAYWVRFTAMQVGLGPLVGIGVGYVGGKLIEHASRREWISHSFLELTTLALALLSFGAAELVGGNGFIAAFCAGLTIGNVSRALCGAVREFAETEGQLLTLLVFLVFGAVLLPQAFANITFLGFFYSIMGLTVLRMLPVAVSLVGTRLRRDTRLFVGWFGPRGVASIVFALVLMEEIAIPARQEVFAVAMATVALSVFSHGLTAYPAAKWYARRTTATKKLGAAAEHESINEMPFHRY from the coding sequence ATGGACATAAAATCTGTCACCATTATCGCCTTGGGAATCATTCTCTTCGGTCTTGTTTCGGCGCGATTGCGGCAGAGTGTCGTCACTGCACCAATGGTCTTCGTCTTATTCGGTCTGTTGATTGGAGATGCGGGCTTTCGCCTACTCGAATTCCAACTGGCAAACAACGCAATATATTTTCTTGCTGAACTGACTTTGGTCATAGTCCTGTTCACAGACGCATCGCGGATCGACCTGAAACTGCTGTACAGGGAACATAATCTGCCGGTCCGGTTACTGACGATTGGACTGCCGCTTAGTATTGCTTTCGGTACCCTTATCGCTTGGTTGTTATTCCAAGAACTGGGTTTTTGGCAGGCCGCTGTATTGGCGACGATTGTGACGCCAACTGATGCCGCTTTGGCCCATGTTGTGGTTACGAATAAATTAGTACCGATTCGAATTCGCCAAAGCATCAGCGTCGAAAGTGGTTTGAATGATGGGCTATGTCTACCACTGTTTCTGATCTTTTTGTGCGGCGCACGTGTGGCTGAGCATCCAGAGTCGACCGCGTATTGGGTTCGTTTTACCGCGATGCAAGTCGGCCTTGGTCCACTGGTCGGCATCGGAGTTGGCTACGTCGGGGGTAAACTGATTGAGCATGCGTCACGACGCGAGTGGATCAGTCATTCGTTTCTCGAACTCACGACACTCGCCCTAGCACTGCTCTCTTTTGGTGCAGCCGAGTTAGTCGGCGGCAACGGTTTCATTGCGGCCTTCTGTGCAGGACTGACCATCGGAAACGTCTCGCGAGCACTCTGCGGCGCAGTTCGCGAATTCGCAGAGACCGAAGGGCAGTTACTAACGTTGCTGGTATTTCTAGTTTTTGGTGCCGTCCTGCTGCCGCAGGCCTTTGCCAACATCACATTCCTTGGGTTTTTCTACAGTATTATGGGATTGACTGTGCTAAGGATGCTGCCTGTGGCAGTGAGCCTTGTGGGAACACGGCTGCGACGGGATACACGTTTGTTTGTCGGCTGGTTCGGACCACGCGGAGTTGCATCGATTGTATTTGCTTTGGTGCTGATGGAAGAAATTGCTATCCCTGCTCGGCAGGAGGTCTTCGCAGTAGCCATGGCGACGGTGGCTTTAAGTGTGTTCAGTCACGGATTAACTGCCTATCCTGCAGCGAAATGGTATGCTCGTCGCACAACGGCCACGAAGAAATTGGGTGCAGCCGCTGAGCACGAATCAATCAACGAAATGCCGTTTCACCGATACTGA